Genomic window (Neurospora crassa OR74A linkage group VI, whole genome shotgun sequence):
GCTAACGCCTTTCATAAATGTCTTACGACTCAGTACTTGCGGTAGCTGAGGGGTACACGTACTGTGAAAGTCCATTCAGGGCAGACTTTCGAGGTTATCAAACTTCACAAACCTCACATGCCGGAGACCCCATCCTCTTCATGACAAAACAGCATTGCCAAAGAACTGTAACCTCCACTGATTCCCACCCATCTTTGAGATCGGAACGATCTCTCAACGTGGGTGCCCAGCAATGGGTCAAACAAAGTATCAATCTATGCCAGAGCTTGCATCCATGTCAACGGGGGAGAAATGATCATGAATGTCAAATGACACGCCGAAGCGCATCGCTGGCAACCTTGCCGTTGTGTTTTTCACCCAGAGTTTTCACCACCGTCCTTGAACAAGGAAAACACAAAAGTGCAACTCGCAAATGCAAGTTCGATTGTCGCTACTTGTCTCGTTATACCGTGACGACACGTATGTTCGCTGTCGTTGCCGCCGATCGCTGAGCCACTCTGCCTGTTCTAATCGGCTtcgttcgtcgtcgtcgctggcGGATATGCCCATTGAGGAATGCTGAATTATTTTTGCATTTGTTCACCAAAGTTGCTCTAAAATGCCATTGATGCCAGTTCCAACCAACCATTCGATCAACCTGCCCACAAACCACTCGCTTCGCCACAAACGCCGTGTCATTCATTTGGTCCCATTCATTTGAAGTGTGTGTTGTTATGATTCTGTACTCCCGGTTTAGAGGATAGTTCCGAAGCTGTGGGAGATACCATGTTAGTGCGTTGTACATTGTAAAAAGACTAGTGAGGAAATCCTAAACTTACCCAAAAGTCCTCTTGATGCTGCGGACGTAGTACTCATTCCAGTTGTTCTTGACAATCTCCTCCTGGCCGACGGGGACGCCAGTCCACTCGACGCGCATAACAGTGACCTTGTCAACGTCGTTCTGGTCGAACTCGATCTTCAGGGTCGAGTAGTGACCCTGGGGCCACTGCTCAAGACGCCACTTCTGGACAATCTTGGTGGGCTCCTGGAGCTCGACGTACTCGCCCGAAACGTTTCCGTCAAAGAGCACGAACTTGCCGCCCGGCTTGGCACCCTCAAACACCTTGGGAGGGGCGCGGGTGAAAGCGGCGAGACGGCCGGGGTCAGTGAATGTAGCGTAGAGCTCGTCTGCGCTTGTGCGGAACTCAGCCGAGTCTACAACTGTCGTCGTGTTGATcgccgaggatgaggaggaggaggaagtggtggtgacaGCGCGGGCGCTCGAGGAGGCAGGCTGAGGCACGAACTTGGGGGTGGAGAAGCCGCTCGAGGGGTTGGAACCGGGAGCATGCTGGATGTCCTTGCCGTGCTCAGCGATGAGCGCCGGGGAGAGCTTCAAGAACTCCTTACGGAGCTGGGGAACAAGCTTGTTGCGCACAAGGTCCTTGACGGGCCTCTTCTCGTTGGCATCCGAGTAGATATCAATATCGAAAACGaactcgtcctcgtccaaCTCATGAGACACCTCGGGAACGGTAATGGTGCCCGAAACATTGTCGTCGGTGGCAGTGGAGCCTACATGCGAAACCGAGTTTTTAGCCCGCGATCCTTGTTTTTCACTTCCAAGCAATGGGTGCAGTGGCAGGTCTATTTAGGCAAAAAATGAAGGAGGATTCAAGTGCAATGATGGCTCTATTCTATTACGGAACAACGTACCTGTGTACTCCAGGGTTAACTTGACATCAAAAATGGTGATCACCTTGCCCTTGCGCTGCGCAACATCGACATCTCCATCCATGCTAATAACCTTGCTAATCTTGGCAGTCACATCTccctccttggcctcaaGCTTGGTGAGGTTGTCCTCAAACCACTGCTTGGCCCACGAGGTGGCATCCTTGTTGACCCAGTGCCAGTTGTTGGGGTTGTGCAAAACCATTTTGACGGTTGCGGTTTGTTTAGGGGAAACAAAGTACTAAGAATTAGATAAATGAAATCTGTGAACCCCTGGTTAGCGCAATGCTTTGGCAAACAACGTCATTATTAATGTGCGCAGGAATGGTGTCGTAAAGGCTAGATCAGAGATGGTCCTGGTAGACCGCAGCGTTTGTCATCAAGGGAGGGAGTACAAGTCACCCTATGACTGGTGCCAGCTGAACAATCATCATAGAAGCCGTAGTGTGTCGCGGTGTCGGCGCAATGGCGTGCCCATGCAGTGCAATGCGTGAGAGGTGAAGGAGAGCAGAGGGATGAcggaaaaggagaggaattGCGGTCTTACCTTGAAAAACACAAGCAAATGATAGTTAGGGTATCAATGGTCGTTGCTGTCGTCAATCGGGGAGAACAAGAACTAAAAGTGTCAAGATGAAATGGGCGAGGTTCGCcggagaagaaaaacaaaaataaGGAAGAGTCGCAAGTTGGGGAGTTTTGTTTGGAAAGCTCTAGAAAACTGACTCGGCTCCATTTGGGCGGACAGCAGGGGCAGTAAGGCTGGCTGTCCGAGCTGTGACCACCATGCGGCGGGGTAATGGTCGGgcctgactgactgactgactgcccCTGACCGAGGGGCACCGTCATTCTGGGGTCCGGGTCCGGGTCCATTCTAGCAGTGGAGGTGCTTCAGTGGAGCTGTGCAGCACTGTAGCTTGAGCTGTCTGGCCAATCAGTCAATTCAATCAAAGGGGCACTGGCCAGCCTTGTCTTCTCTCGGATTCTGGACATGTTCGATGCTTCTGGGGCTTCTACATACTTGGACATGGTCAACCACCTCGCTCTTCAAGGATATATAAACTCCCCATTGAGAACGATATCCACGATCTCTTCCATTCACTGTTCACGTTTCGTCGGAAAAGACGGACACCAGCCTCACACGTCTCGGGATCTTCAGTCGCCTCTTTTCTCCAAACGCCATGTCTTGACGAACATGAATCGAATCATTCAGATTCGTCCAAAACACACAAACGGTAGGTAGCGTCTGAGGCATTGAGGCATTGAGGCAATCGGTGTTCATTCCATATCTCCCATACAAGGTACTCGGTCATTCAACCTATTCTCAATGAATGGAACGATCAAAATTGGGAGATAAAGAAACAGGTAGCATGCTCACCTTGTGGTACAGCGCCCATGTATTCGCTAGTATCACCATGTCGGCATGCAGACATTCTTTCCCTTCACATACATATTATGTACATTACTGTTCTGCTGTGTACTTCTGCCCTTACCCAGCATCTAACCGACCCTCTGTTTGCAAACCCGGCCAGCTTGAACTGCTAGAAATGTCACACAATCACAGTCTGACTTCACTGATAGCACTATCAACACACAGATGATACTGCTATTTATAGGCATCTTGCTGTTCCTGGAGACGTGAATGGCAAACATTTCAGACATCAAAGGCCACTTTGAGCACAAGAGGACAGGTGAAACCTCAGTCGCCACGACTTTGGATTAAACCATGTTCTTCAGGATATCGTGGACAGCCTGAGAGATGTCTTGTTTCGTGTAGGCATGCTCGACATCAACGATCAACATGAACATCTTGCAGCTCGGCACTTCAACGCCTCAACGCCTGACGAAGGGTCGGCCGGGTGCGCTTTCCAGATTCAGGCCCGTGATGCTGAAATCGATACCACAGAGACATGGACCAGGCATGTCTTACAGATGGGGCCTGAAGAGCTAGCTGGGGTCTTCAAGCGTGGTGTGTTCACTTTGTAGCGGTGGTAGCTGGAGCCATGAAGAATCGCGTGATGGTAACTTGGCACCAAGTCTTTATACTGAGCCAACCTGCCAATGATACTCCTCGTCCCGGTCTTTGGACTCTTTTCTTCATGGATTGGTCCCTTTTCACGTGGATGATTTGGATGATCGGGAACAACAGTGATCCTGGGAACATTTCGAAGCGTAACAAAATCTACCtggttgtcgtcgtcaatgGGGGGACTTCAACGGGTCCATCGTGCTAATGCATCTTTTCGAGCTGCTGAAGGAGCTGTCGAATCACGTTTCTCAAAAACACCAGGGGGATAAGCGCCAGCACCTATATCACGAATTCAGCGAATCACGGATGAAGCACGGAGTTGGGAGTTTTGGGTCCCTTGTTCCAAAAATAAATTGCTCCGACACGCCATCTTCATTTCACCAATCGCCTCGGAGCTGCCTTCTGGGCCTTCGACTTTGGGGGGCCCGCGATGTGATGCCAGAATATCCATATCTCGGCCGAAAagacagaagaaaaaaagagaagaaaatattGTTCGGCGATGAATTTCCAAACCCAGTCAAAGGCAACGGTATTCAGTGGAGCTTTCAGTCAATGATTTGCATGGGATACCGTACATCGCGGTCATACTGTGGGGTGaaactcctcttcttcattgTGTAGAagttttccttcctctcttgACCACACCCACCCAATACCTCTTTGGGAAAACAACATTTTCTGATCGGCTCGTCAACGTCCATCGCGGGGTGGACGGTAGCACGACCGAGTGCCTAGCCAACAGTCACACGGGCACACCATTTTCTCCTGCAAATCAGGGGCCACTTCCGGATCTATCTATCTCCTTTTACCTGGGCTTTCTAATGCCTATCGTAAGTTGGGCTGCTCACAGATATATGGAACTCTTGCCCATCTAGACACCATGCGGACTGGGAAACACACAGAAGCAGCCTCGCTGGTGTCAAACTGTCCGGATATGGAGGATAGATGAGGCCACCTTATTGACTTATTAGCACAGCAGGCGAGGCCAGGGCGAGACTTGCAACCGTTTTCGTGCACATGTTCCCGTCCGTCTGTAACCTCACTGTATCCGCAATCAAGCATGTGGTCGGTACCATGGTATGGATGAGGCATCCCTCGTACACACCACCGTTTCATCTCCTGGAGCGGTGATAACAGACGACGGAACCTAGAGGGGCCAGCAGTATTTCCGTCGGAAAACCACCTCCTCTTGGAGAAAGCCTGGCCTCCCAGCTGCCAAGATCGACCAGTCGTCTAGGCCTGTTTAGACAGGAGGCCGGTTCCCGCGTTTTATGCATTGGCAATGCTACCTACAGAACTAGCTCGCCGCCCGTGAGACCTATAAGACCGGGGTTCTTGTGTGTTGGTTAGCTTTTATGGAGTATGAATCTACGCAGTACACCCATGTAGTGTGAGCGTTGCCGCACTAGGGCGCGGCCTGGGGCAACCTCTCCCTTTCTTTCACCTCCTCACAAACATCGCTTATACAGCCCAATCCAACGAACTTCACTTCGTCTACCACACTTCCGCAAGCGGTAGATGCAACCTCGAGCTGTCCCTCAGCCGTGCCCTCAACCGACCGGTTGACCGGAAACTCTCATTGGGGCCTTTGTCCACCTTGTCCTGGCACCGTCTTGTGAGGACTTGGCCTTAAACAACATCCCCACGTTCCAACCGTCTCCGACTGTGAATGGAGTTGCAACGACAATTTTGAGAATTATGCTTGGTGCGGGCTCGAGGCACGGTTTTGGGGATCAATAGGCACCCGGCACGTCGTCGACATCTCATCCGGCATCACCGATATCCCATTGTttattttgttttttttttggtctaAAAGGGTTTACAGTCAGCTCGCAGGTCCTTGTGTGGATGCTGTGGTACCATACGGGCTAAATCAGGAACATCCTCAGCCATGAGTTCCTCAAGAGATCCCACGGCGCGCCTCCGTGCCGGCCTCAATCCTCTCTTGACGGCTTCACTGGGGGGATATCATGGCCACCACGCCAATACACCGCTCTCGGCCGTGTCGATGACTTCTCACGCCTTCTCATCGAACCAGACACCCCTAAGCGCAATTCAGCCATACAACCCGCAGGAATGGGTTGCGTCTCCGGCCATAGGCCCGGGTTCTGATCGTACTATGCAGCAGTTCCCTCCACCACAGGGCCACCCTTATCTTGAGCCACAAGGTAAGTCAAGTCGACAGGAGGGTTGATACCAAAGGCCATGCTGACGATGTTAGcaacccctccacctccacccccaTATTCACCTCCCCGCAGCGCAAGGCCGATGAGTATGGTGCTAGAGCCGTCTCACGGGGCGAACATATCCGCAGCCCGagctccaccaccgccggcaCCCCCAGCTCAACGGCCTCCCACAGAGCCGCCTCTTGCAACCGCGTCGtttccaccacctcctggCACGAGAGAATCGTCAAGAGAAAGGCGGTTTGGGTTTCCGTCATTGAGCAGACGACGAGAACAACAGACAAACACTCCTGTAGACGTTCATCCACCGGTCCGACACCAAGGGCTCATGTCTCGCGTTATGAATGGGAACGCGAACTCGCCGAGGCCTTTGACGTTGCAAATACCACAGCCTGAACAAACGGCGAGCCAGGCCCCAGCGGCACGAAGAGCAGTATCAACGCCTGCCATTGCTACGCCGACATCAGCCAGATCCCGGTCGTCATCACAGGTTAGATGGGATTCTGCAATGCCCgttccgcctcctccaccgggCCCTCCGCCGTCGTCAGCGCGATCCCAAAGTACCCAAAGTGTTCAAAGAATTCCTTGTGGGAACGACCCCGTCGTCGTCTCGCTTCCCACTCGCAGGGCCCCTCCCAGCGGAGTTACTGCTTTGGGGCCTGTTCCGCCCACCCCAGCAAATTGGCAAGATACCGAGGTCATGTCAAACGCTCAAGCCCAAGCCCGAACACCATCTCCCAATAACAGGGTACCTGCTACAACGGAAACTGCGAGTGTCGCAAGTTTGAGTGCACATCCTCAATCAGCAGTGTCTTCAGAAGCCTCAATGGGCTCGCTGGCGAGGAGTTATGCTCAGAGAACCGACAAGACCATCCGTGAGCGAAGGACGGAGAGTCGGACAAGAGGGAGCGCTAGTAACTCCATGGATGGGTCGCAGGATCTTTCGGATATCGTCATTCCAGGCTCAGGTGGATTGCAGAGACGGTTGACAATCACCCGAGGAACACCGAGGTCCAGTCGAACGAGCGACGGTCTCAGGACGGGAGAGTCGATGGACAACATGCATGAATCTAGGGGCACCACACCGCGAGCCATGGGCTCGAATCAGGCTCATTCTGGCCAGCTAACACCGACAGGGCTGTCATCGGAAACCCATCGGTATACCAAGGACAACCAGACTCTTTCACCCAAGGCTCTTCCGACACCACCCACCGGAAGCCGATCGTCTTCGGCTTGTCATGTGCCTGCTACTCATCTGACACGACACTGGGTCATCAGCCAAAGTAACGAGCAGTTCACACAAGCCACCATCGAGCGCTTCACAGCCTTTGCTCAAAAAGAAATGACGGCATCGAGTGATGCCGAGCGAGTCCGCCTGTTTGCCGAGTTCTTTGTCAGTGAATCTAGGATACGGAGGGAAAGATACGGGGCGGCTATAGGGGCCATGGGCTCCGAAGTCCTTGACCTCACTCGCGACCTGTTCCGACCGATGGATACCCACAACAGACGAGAGTCCTCCAACTCTGCTACAAGTGGGGTGATAGAACTGACCACACCGCAGTCCTCAGAACCCAGGTCACATCGTGGGTCTATCGGTTCTGTCTTCAGTGGAAATCCCAATAGCCATGGACAAACGCCCATCACGCCGTCGAGCGCTAGTCAGCCGATGACGCCAGGAAGCAGCGGAAACACACCGAATGCAAACAACTGGCCGACTTCGAACTACATGCCCTCATTATCGCCCATCCTTAGCATGAGCGTGAGCGATGCGGTGGATGAGCAGGACTCTCGAGGTCGTCCAGCAAGTCGATGGTGGGAAGCAGACTCGAGCGGTGCCCCGTCAATGAAAATGGAACGATCCAAAAGGGAATCCAAATACATGGGCGTCCCCAAGGAAGCCAGAGAAGCTCTCCAATGGATCGACGACGCATCAGCCGGCCCGAGTAACAACCAGCGCTACTCCGATTCTGAATATCCTCCTGAGAAGGTTGGATGGCATGAACCAGACCAAACAACACCCGcaccgcaacaacaacagcaacaatcaGCCCGTAACTCCGTGTTATCCAACTACTCAAGCCCAAGCACACCCAACCCTGCGCACCTGGATGTCTCTCGCCTGGTGACCCTTCCACCCCCCTACCCACGCCACCACCCggccgtcaacaacaaccatccAGAGCTCACCCAGACCCGTAGTACGGTCCGAGTCATCAGCGACATGACCGAGATCGACGCCATCAAAGAGAAATTCAAGCTCGCCAGCACCAAAGCGCGCACCgacgccgccgaagccgccaaACAGCGCCGTGCCACCCTCCGGCAGAACCTCCAGTCCGAAATCGCCTCGGGTTCTATCGGGTACGCGGAGGCAGCCGCCATCGAAACGGACGCCAACACATCCGAAAACAGCCGAATCCAAGACCTCGAAAAGTCCGACTTTGACGAATTTCAAACCGCCGTCGTCGTGCCCGTCAACGAGATCCTGCAGACCCGCATCACCAAGGCCACCGAGCTCTTCGACTCGCTCCGGTCTCGCCTCTTTGACGAAACGCACGACTCCAACCCGAACCTcccgcaagaagaaggcgacgaGCAACCCGAACTGCTCGAAAAACTCACCTTGCTCAAATGGATCTTTGAAGCGCGCGAAACGCTCCACCGCGCCCTCTACGATCTATTGTCTGACCGCAACGACCGCTACCGCGAAGTCGTCCTGACGCCGTACCGCCTCGTCCAAGGACAACAAGACAAAATCGCCAGCGCCACGGCCTTTTTCGCCGAAGACGCGGCCAAGCGCGCCCTGGCTTACCACGAGGAAGTCCTGCATCGCACGCAGCAGTTCCGGGACGTAGTCGAAGAGACCGTCATCCGCGGCGTCGAGGCGCAGTTATCGGCCTTTTGGGACATTGCGCCCCCGCTGAAGAGACTGCTGGATAACATCCCGGCGAGCATGGAGGGGTTCCAGATCCAGATCCCACAGTCGGAGTATGAAGAGAATCCGAGCTATGTGGAGCATCCGCTGCAGTACCTGTTCAGTCTGTTGTTGCATGCGGAGAAGAGCACGTATCAGTTTATTGAGAGTCAGACGAATCTGTTGTGTTTGTTGCATGAGGTTAAGGAGGCGTGCGTGAGTGCGAAGGCGAAGGTGATGGAGAGTGATGGACGGGATGCGAGTAGGGTGGAGCAGAtgagggtggaggagggccaGAGGCTGACGGAGGATTTGAAGGAGAAGGTGAGGGTGGTGCAGGATCAGTGGAATGAGGCGTTGGGGGAGACGATTGGGGGAGTTAAGGAAAGGGTCGGGGGGTGGTTGTTGGAGACGGGTGGCTGGGATGAGAGTTTGGAAGATGGGGGTGTTGGAGGTGTTTGAATGGAAGATTGTtgtgaagaaaaaggaggaaggacGGCAATGGGGCCTGTCTATTTTCATTTGGATATCCTACTTGAGGGATTTGGACGTAAATACTTGAGCCGCTTCAGTTGGATACATCGTTCGTTTTTTGTTGATACCCCTTCACCAGCACAATATAGAAACCAACCTACTGAAAGGATTTTTCAATTTGTAGCTCATCTACATGCAAGTATCTCGAGTTTGTATGCTGCACTTCCACACTGACACGGAACCACCATCTACATAGAGGTAAGCGTTCAACAGAACGTCCATTCAGTTCACACCTCTCCCATCGAACTTGCTCCAATAACAAACAGTAAACCAATCATGACGCCAAACACCTCCCCCATACCCAAAACCCCAACCTACTATTCCTTGTTCTCGGGCATCACGATATCCCTCACCTTGAACCTGGTGATAAAGTTATTTTGCTTGACAAACCAAGCATTCACAATCTCCCACTCCCTGCTCGGATCATCGAATTCGATCTGTAGTACGCCATCTGTCAGTCAATCGTTTCTCTCCAAATCCAATAGCTAAGAaagggaggaaaaaaaagagaagggggCAAACTCACCTCAAACCTCCTCAACAAAGTAGGCACCAACTTATAAATCTCCAACAAACTAATGTTCTTGCCAATGCACGTCCTGCTCCCCATCCCAAACTGCAGCATATGCCCATTCATCGTCTTgatcctcttctcctcttcttctctcttcttcccctccataTCCTCTTTCGCTACCGTCTCATCCACAAACCACCTCTCGGGCCTAAACTCCTCCACCCTTTCTCCAAAGATGCTCTCATCCCGATGCAAAACCCACGCACTAACCCCGACAATCGTGCCCCCCTTGACAAACTGCCCCGGCACAATCTCC
Coding sequences:
- a CDS encoding Aha1 domain-containing protein, with the protein product MVLHNPNNWHWVNKDATSWAKQWFEDNLTKLEAKEGDVTAKISKVISMDGDVDVAQRKGKVITIFDVKLTLEYTGSTATDDNVSGTITVPEVSHELDEDEFVFDIDIYSDANEKRPVKDLVRNKLVPQLRKEFLKLSPALIAEHGKDIQHAPGSNPSSGFSTPKFVPQPASSSARAVTTTSSSSSSSAINTTTVVDSAEFRTSADELYATFTDPGRLAAFTRAPPKVFEGAKPGGKFVLFDGNVSGEYVELQEPTKIVQKWRLEQWPQGHYSTLKIEFDQNDVDKVTVMRVEWTGVPVGQEEIVKNNWNEYYVRSIKRTFGFGTIL